A single window of Crassostrea angulata isolate pt1a10 chromosome 8, ASM2561291v2, whole genome shotgun sequence DNA harbors:
- the LOC128160325 gene encoding uncharacterized protein LOC128160325 — protein sequence MDPHSSAQDVHRCDLCETAIVHSYCDVCHVNLCKPCIGDHISDGYDKHKIVPFKERRSTLIYPKCGTHPHKNCEFQCKDCNNIFVCSSCMASEQHGRHKFVEVAEIFKTKKDDIKKDAKELENLIFPTYEEIERDLENQLANLDGGYEKITTTMSKQGEQWHREIDIVINKMKTEIGEIKVKHKDILQKHLDEIKQIQSLIKQTLQAIRKIEKSTEVSSTIEYSSKIREFSKLPPKIKVTLPTFIPKPIDREKLYSLFGQITPLSTATEENVLSLNQPTTSVRELLNEPELVATIQTEHEKLRSVTCLNDDKIWTSGKTNDIKCFNSKGSLLQTIQKQSGKFPCDIAVDSDGDLLYICGVTRTVYKVKNGQTEELIRLQGWKPGNLCVTSTGDLLVTMYSNDATQSKVVRYLGSTEKQSIQFDDKGKPLYSGNAYTKYITENRNHDICVADCVAGAVVVVNQDGKLRWRYTGHPSVTKNKPFKPDGITTDSQSHILTADCDNHCIHILDQNGQFLRYIDNCDLEDPFGLCVDNNDNLFVCEARKGNVKKIKYLK from the coding sequence ATGGATCCTCATTCTAGTGCCCAGGATGTACAccgatgtgacctttgtgagacTGCCATAGTACACAGCTACTGTGACGTTTGTCATGTCAACCTCTGCAAGCCCTGCATTGGAGATCACATCTCAGATggatatgacaaacataaaatagttcCTTTTAAGGAACGAAGATCAACCCTCATCTATCCTAAATGTGGAACACACCCAcacaaaaattgtgaatttcagtGCAAGGATTGCAACAACATTTTTGTATGTTCTTCCTGCATGGCATCTGAACAACATGGAAGACATAAATTTGTAGAAGTTGCAGAAATTTTCAAGACAAAGAAAgatgatattaaaaaagatgCAAAAGAGTTAGAAAATCTTATTTTCCCTACGTATGAAGAAATTGAACGTGACTTGGAAAATCAGCTTGCCAACCTGGATGGAGGATATGAGAAAATTACAACAACAATGTCCAAACAAGGAGAgcaatggcacagagaaatcgacattgtcatcaacaaaatgaaaaccgAAATAGGCGAGATAAAAGTGAAACATAAAGACATTCTTCAGAAACATTTGgatgaaatcaaacagatacaGTCCCTAATAAAACAAACTTTACAAGCCATTAGGAAAATTGAGAAATCCACAGAAGTATCTTCAACCATTGAATACAGCTCTAAGATCAGAGAGTTCAGCAAGCTTCCACCCAAAATTAAGGTTACACTGCCAACATTCATTCCAAAACCGATAGACCGTGAGAAGCTGTATAGTTTGTTTGGACAGATCACCCCATTATCTACTGCTACAGAAGAAAATGTCTTGTCACTGAACCAACCTACCACTTCAGTTAGAGAACTACTGAATGAACCCGAACTTGTTGCCACAATACAGACTGAGCATGAAAAACTACGTAGTGTAACATGTCTGAATGATGATAAGATATGGACGAGTGGAAAGACCAATGATATCAAATGCTTCAACAGTAAAGGTTCACTCCTCCAGACAATCCAGAAACAATCAGGTAAATTCCCTTGTGATATAGCTGTAGACAGTGATGGGGATCTACTGTATATTTGTGGGGTAACAAGGACAGTGTATAAAGTAAAGAATGGACAGACAGAAGAGTTGATCAGATTACAGGGATGGAAGCCTGGTAATCTGTGTGTCACCTCTACTGGTGATCTCCTGGTTACCATGTACAGTAATGATGCAACTCAATCCAAAGTTGTCCGTTACTTGGGATCTACAGAGAAACAAtcaattcaatttgatgatAAAGGTAAACCTCTGTACTCAGGAAATGCTTATACTAAATACATCACTgagaacagaaaccatgacatctgtgtagctgactGTGTGGCTGGTGCAGTAGTAGTGGTTAATCAGGACGGGAAACTCAGATGGAGGTACACCGGCCATCCCTCAGTTACCAAGAACAAACCATTTAAACCTGAtggtatcacaacagacagccagagtcatatcctgacagcagactgtgacaaccattgtatccacattctggatcagaatggacagtttctccgttacattgataactgtgatctGGAGGATCCTtttggtttatgtgtggacaataATGACAATCTGTTTGTGTGTGAGGCCAGGAAAggcaatgtaaagaaaatcaaatatctaAAGTAG
- the LOC128160339 gene encoding uncharacterized protein LOC128160339: MNMGGVDGADMMLHFYNDNRKSTKVWKKLAINIIHRMCSNAYILYRKNTSDAPVKSRLRFIQEVIEALSSEYLVGRDQPVRGVRQTRRDVAIQHIQGRKEKDCVACSDRATGHRRRSRTQCTRCLKGLHFACLKKHLCVEE, from the exons ATGAATATGGGGGGAGTGGATGGGGCAGATATGATGCTACACTTTTATAATGATAATCGCAAATCTACTAAAGTCTGGAAAAAACTTGCCATTAATATCATTCATCGAATGTGCAGTAACGCCTACATCCTGTACAGAAAGAACACATCAGATGCACCAGTGAAATCCCGTCTGAGATTTATACAAGAGGTGATTGAGGCCCTAAGTAGTGAGTACCTGGTCGGCAGGGACCAGCCCGTCAGAGGCGTGAGGCAAACGAGACGGGACGTTGCAATCCAACACATCCAAG gcAGAAAAGAAAAGGACTGTGTCGCATGCTCTGACAGAGCCACAGGGCATAGGCGGCGATCAAGAACGCAATGCACGAGATGTTTAAAAGGCCTCCACTTTGCCTGTTTAAAAAAGCATTTGTGTGTGGAGGAATAG